Proteins co-encoded in one Sediminispirochaeta bajacaliforniensis DSM 16054 genomic window:
- a CDS encoding molybdopterin-dependent oxidoreductase Mo/Fe-S-binding subunit, translating into MELTFTLNGVEKRLFTHPGENLRELLYRLGMLSVRDSDDGEGFAGSDLILVDGKPAYANLMIAAQVGGRTIRTAESLVKGKKLSIVQESMIDAGVVQSGYNSPAAALALADLLERSPDPSRVEVIDALSGIYNRATGYQQFFKAVELASRRMKEPGYTTQIAPEFREDLDVVGKVRKKVDGAKLVTARKAFVEDFVEQDACILKMLKSPHAHAYITSIDTSKAEALPGVVMVITYKNCPDVWYTFAGQGFPEPSPYDRRMFNQKLMHVGDRVAAVVAENGEIADKALGLIEVEYEVLEPVFTIEEAAAEGAPVIHGGTVEYVAGAPDDLDSYNKGANPRDGKIIYQFPIHGDPRHNIAASVTGGIGDVDSGFAQADVVIDREYETSQVQQAPLETHVVYTQMDGERLVIHASTQVPWHLRRIVSTILGVSENQVRVIKERVGGGYGSKQDIVLEEVAAFATWSTGRSVFYHYTREEEFTSNSSRFPMKVRVKLGAKRDGTLTAVYMRVLANSGCFGNHCLTVPMNACSKSLPLVMCDNFKFDVVTYYTNIPITGAYQGYGAPKGSFALQMALAELADELKIDHLKLVEKVRVKEGAMLEILRCLGEGREGTPAPVGSCGLGPALEEGADLIGWGKKNQPADPDIRIGQGLAIIQQGSGLPGLDHSCADVKMLADGSFMIHSGGADLGTGLDTVSVKVAAETLKVDMEQVSILSGDTDTTPFDTGAYASSGTFFSGNASLKAAEDLKEKILQAASRMLGESLEDLAVERPGMVVGRKGKVSYKEIAQDTQAGLGSGQLVGYASFTSEDFAFPYGAHFCQVAVNTRTGEVKVQKYHALQDCGTPINPELALGQIYGGAFKSIAHSLWEEMVIDKEGVLTNPTLRDYGIPMITDLPEEFGAHLVFTDDAYGPFGGKSVSEISLNGASPALASAIHDAVGVWIRDWPFTPEKVLRALGKL; encoded by the coding sequence ATGGAATTGACATTCACCCTAAACGGGGTTGAGAAACGACTTTTTACACATCCCGGCGAGAACCTACGCGAATTGCTTTATCGCCTCGGCATGCTCTCTGTTCGTGACAGTGATGACGGCGAGGGTTTCGCCGGTAGCGATCTCATCCTCGTGGATGGAAAACCTGCCTATGCCAATCTCATGATTGCAGCCCAGGTAGGGGGGCGGACGATCCGGACCGCCGAGTCTCTGGTGAAAGGAAAAAAGCTTTCGATCGTCCAGGAATCGATGATAGATGCGGGGGTAGTCCAGTCTGGTTACAACAGCCCTGCCGCGGCTCTCGCCCTTGCCGATCTCCTCGAACGGAGTCCCGATCCTTCCCGAGTGGAGGTGATAGACGCACTTTCCGGGATCTATAATCGTGCCACCGGGTATCAGCAGTTTTTCAAGGCTGTGGAACTCGCATCCCGACGGATGAAAGAGCCTGGCTATACCACACAGATCGCTCCCGAGTTTCGGGAAGACCTCGATGTGGTCGGGAAGGTGAGAAAAAAGGTGGACGGTGCCAAATTGGTTACCGCCCGCAAGGCCTTTGTCGAGGATTTTGTGGAACAGGATGCCTGCATCCTCAAAATGCTCAAGAGCCCTCATGCCCATGCATATATTACCAGTATCGATACCAGTAAGGCCGAGGCCTTGCCCGGGGTCGTCATGGTCATCACCTATAAAAACTGTCCCGATGTTTGGTACACCTTCGCCGGTCAGGGCTTTCCCGAGCCCTCTCCCTATGACAGACGGATGTTCAATCAGAAGCTTATGCATGTAGGTGACCGTGTCGCTGCAGTTGTTGCCGAAAACGGGGAGATCGCCGACAAGGCCTTGGGCCTTATCGAGGTCGAATATGAGGTACTGGAGCCTGTATTTACCATCGAAGAAGCCGCTGCCGAAGGCGCACCCGTCATCCACGGTGGAACCGTTGAGTATGTGGCGGGAGCTCCCGACGACCTGGATTCCTACAACAAAGGGGCAAATCCCCGGGACGGTAAGATCATCTATCAGTTTCCAATCCACGGTGATCCTCGTCATAATATTGCCGCTAGTGTGACAGGCGGGATCGGAGATGTCGACAGCGGCTTTGCTCAAGCCGATGTGGTCATCGACCGAGAATATGAGACCAGCCAGGTGCAACAGGCCCCTCTGGAGACCCATGTTGTCTATACCCAGATGGATGGGGAGCGACTTGTTATCCACGCCTCTACCCAGGTTCCCTGGCATCTTCGCCGGATTGTTTCCACGATCCTCGGTGTCAGTGAAAACCAGGTTAGGGTGATCAAGGAACGTGTCGGCGGCGGTTACGGATCGAAGCAGGATATCGTTCTCGAAGAGGTCGCCGCCTTTGCCACCTGGAGTACCGGTAGATCGGTCTTCTATCATTACACCCGGGAAGAGGAGTTTACCAGCAATTCCAGCCGCTTTCCCATGAAGGTCCGGGTCAAGCTGGGGGCAAAACGCGACGGTACCCTCACTGCAGTCTACATGCGGGTGCTTGCAAACAGCGGATGCTTCGGCAATCATTGTCTCACCGTTCCGATGAATGCCTGTTCCAAGAGTCTTCCCTTGGTGATGTGCGACAACTTTAAATTCGATGTTGTCACCTATTATACCAATATCCCCATAACCGGTGCCTACCAGGGCTACGGAGCACCTAAAGGCTCCTTTGCCCTGCAAATGGCTCTGGCGGAACTCGCCGATGAGTTGAAGATTGATCACCTCAAACTTGTGGAAAAGGTACGGGTCAAAGAGGGGGCCATGCTGGAAATCCTTCGCTGTCTCGGTGAGGGACGGGAGGGTACTCCTGCGCCGGTCGGCAGCTGCGGTCTTGGCCCTGCTCTGGAGGAGGGAGCGGATCTGATAGGCTGGGGAAAAAAGAATCAGCCTGCGGATCCCGATATTCGCATCGGTCAGGGGCTTGCCATCATTCAGCAGGGGTCGGGACTTCCCGGTCTGGATCATTCCTGTGCCGATGTCAAAATGCTTGCCGACGGAAGCTTCATGATCCACTCCGGCGGTGCCGACCTCGGAACCGGCCTTGATACGGTTTCGGTGAAGGTGGCTGCCGAGACCTTGAAGGTGGATATGGAGCAGGTTTCGATCCTTTCCGGCGATACCGATACAACACCCTTCGACACCGGCGCCTATGCCTCAAGCGGAACCTTCTTTTCCGGCAACGCTTCCCTCAAGGCGGCCGAGGATTTAAAAGAAAAAATTCTGCAGGCCGCATCGAGGATGCTCGGTGAATCCCTGGAGGATCTTGCCGTTGAACGCCCCGGTATGGTTGTCGGAAGGAAGGGGAAGGTGAGCTACAAGGAGATTGCCCAGGACACGCAGGCAGGGCTCGGTTCAGGTCAGCTGGTAGGCTACGCAAGCTTCACCAGCGAGGATTTTGCCTTTCCCTATGGGGCCCATTTCTGTCAGGTCGCGGTCAATACCCGTACCGGCGAGGTAAAGGTGCAAAAGTATCACGCCCTTCAGGACTGTGGGACTCCCATCAACCCGGAACTTGCTCTCGGACAGATTTACGGGGGTGCCTTTAAATCGATCGCCCACAGCTTGTGGGAAGAGATGGTGATCGATAAAGAGGGCGTCCTAACCAACCCGACCCTGAGGGACTACGGCATCCCCATGATTACTGACTTACCTGAGGAGTTCGGCGCACATTTGGTCTTTACCGACGACGCCTACGGCCCCTTCGGCGGAAAATCCGTATCGGAGATCAGCCTGAACGGTGCCTCTCCCGCCCTTGCTTCGGCAATCCACGATGCCGTCGGGGTTTGGATCCGGGACTGGCCCTTTACACCGGAGAAGGTGCTTCGGGCTCTGGGAAAGCTCTAA